Genomic DNA from Candidatus Binatia bacterium:
CGGGGTGGCGCGCTATGTGGACAATGGCAACGGGACGGTGACCGACAACCTGACCGGGCTGGTGTGGGAGAAGAAGACCACCGCGGTGGGAAGCGGTACGGACTTCCCCGGAGACCGTCACGATGTTGACAATTACTACACCTGGACCAGTTCGGGAGTACCGCCGTATGCCGAGAATGGCACAGCGTACACCGACTTTCTCGAAAATCTGAATGCTGGCGGCGGGTTTGCCGACTCGAACGGATGGCGACTGCCGACGTTTGCGGAACTGCAGACGATCCTGCTGCCGGAAGAGTATCCGTGCACGACGAGTCCGTGCATCCCCGCGACTTTCGGGTCCACGCAGTCCAGCGGCTACTGGTCGGCTACTACCCTCGCCGGCTTTCCGGACGTCGCGTGGGGCGTGGGCTTCGCTGACGGCGGCGTGCTCACCGGCTTTAAGACCTTTGGCGGCTATGCCCGCGCCGTCCGGGGCGGCTTGTGATCGATCATTTGGTTATTTGTGACTTTGGGCCTTTGATCGCGGCGCTTTGGCCGCGATCTCGAAAATTTTGGGTTTGCTAGAACTCAAGTGATGGCGCAGACAGAGCATCTGCCGATCTACAA
This window encodes:
- a CDS encoding DUF1566 domain-containing protein codes for the protein MRASLVSLGVATGAALTLWSGVALAATDEQKCLSGRAKAKGKYEKCIEDQLGRVYGPKSPNWAKCRIKYDKVWTKLQGLIGSGTCGGVARYVDNGNGTVTDNLTGLVWEKKTTAVGSGTDFPGDRHDVDNYYTWTSSGVPPYAENGTAYTDFLENLNAGGGFADSNGWRLPTFAELQTILLPEEYPCTTSPCIPATFGSTQSSGYWSATTLAGFPDVAWGVGFADGGVLTGFKTFGGYARAVRGGL